A portion of the Cryptomeria japonica chromosome 5, Sugi_1.0, whole genome shotgun sequence genome contains these proteins:
- the LOC131063354 gene encoding receptor-like protein 19, which translates to MKIAMMMMWVLLLFAVMMSCSSACYTHERNSLLDFKEGLNFTFSYNTLQSWKGYNCCAWEGVACHPITAHVISLDLSHSSLNASWITDEYSSWPFMSWKEIRGGLFHLHHLEHLDLTYNAFFPPLAIPLQLHKLSKLRYLSLLDSNFIGHIPREISNMFNLTYLDLSFNSLSGTIPTSLGKLWKLTVLDLSSSSLSGTIPTSLGKLSKLTELNLGSNSLSGTIPTSLGKLSNLTTLYLYYNSLSGTIPTSLGKLSNLTTLDLGSNSFSGTIPTSLGKLSNLTTLDLGSNSFSGTIPTSLGKLSKLTELNLGSNSLSGTIPTSLGKLSNLTTLDLASNSLIGTIPKSLGKLSKIKRLYLESNSLSGTIPTFLGKLSKLTTLNLGSNSLSGTYTLSFLDQIPNIQEVLLSRNKLTIKVNATYIPNFQLEALGLGSCNIVGDFPSFISTQYSLEYLDLSQNSLDGNIPNWLWDFIYLDHLNLSSNQFEGSLPFKLLGFEHNSQRSSVIDLHNNRLQGNTPISLQNVEFLDLSENLFDGSISIGIGQHGQALRYLSLANNNLSGVIPHSICESSYLEVLDLSNNSLSGKIPSSLNKCFYLSMLNLEKNDFKDTIPNIFGNMSFLETLKLGFNELSGNIPPSLANCSALEILDMRNNNIHGSISSWIERLQSLHILILKSNKLVGKMPSELSKLQNLQILDISSNKISGIIPSGFMNLSALANQTENTDSLGIDSFYSGVAYIDHIIIRNKGQDMDFMRNLRLVKCLDLSNNNLSGEIPWDIESLKGLIILNVSRNHLNGEIPKSLGSMVQLQSLDLSKNELSGMFLVELQNLTYLSYFDVSYNNLSGTIPQGGQMMTFDSSSFSSNLNLCGLQINVSCFGSHLASPSENDKNKEVLKEDVWWDIGMGIGCGLGFSLLIWVLCFSKSWSAKCFRIMDGIIDSLFQTCKRRLLQIL; encoded by the coding sequence ATGAAGATTGCGATGATGATGATGTGGGTTTTGCTGTTGTTCGCAGTGATGATGTCATGCTCTTCTGCTTGTTATACACATGAAAGAAATTCTCTTTTGGATTTCAAAGAGGGCCTCAACTTCACTTTCTCTTATAACACGCTGCAGTCATGGAAGGGATATAACTGCTGTGCGTGGGAAGGAGTCGCCTGCCACCCAATCACTGCCCATGTCATTTCCCTGGATCTCAGCCATTCCTCCCTCAATGCCTCCTGGATTACTGATGAGTATTCCTCATGGCCATTCATGTCGTGGAAGGAAATACGTGGGGGACTATTCCATCTGCACCATCTGGAGCACTTGGACCTCACTTATAATGCCTTCTTCCCTCCTCTTGCCATCCCTTTACAATTACATAAGCTTAGCAAATTGAGGTATTTAAGCCTGTTGGACTCTAATTTTATTGGTCATATTCCAAGAGAAATCAGTAACATGTTCAATTTAACATATCttgatttgtcttttaattctttGAGTGGCACCATCCCAACATCTTTGGGTAAGTTGTGGAAGCTCACAGTACTTGACCTATCTTCTAGCTCATTGAGTGGCACAATCCCAACATCTTTGGGTAAGCTGTCAAAGCTCACAGAACTTAACCTAGGTTCTAACTCTTTGAGTGGCACAATCCCAACATCTTTGGGTAAGCTGTCAAATCTTACGACACTTTACCTATATTATAACTCATTGAGTGGCACAATCCCAACATCTTTGGGTAAGCTGTCAAATCTTACGACACTTGACCTAGGTTCTAACTCTTTTAGTGGCACAATCCCAACATCTTTGGGTAAGCTGTCAAATCTTACAACACTTGACCTAGGTTCTAACTCTTTTAGTGGCACAATCCCAACATCTTTGGGTAAGCTGTCAAAGCTCACAGAACTTAACCTAGGTTCTAACTCTTTGAGTGGCACAATCCCAACATCTTTGGGTAAGCTATCAAATCTTACGACACTTGACCTAGCTTCTAACTCATTGATTGGCACAATCCCAAAATCTTTGGGAAAGCTGTCAAAGATCAAAAGACTTTACCTAGAATCTAACTCATTGAGTGGCACAATCCCAACATTTTTGGGTAAGTTGTCAAAGCTCACAACACTTAACCTAGGTTCTAACTCTTTGAGTGGCACCTACACACTTTCTTTCTTGGATCAAATCCCCAACATTCAAGAAGTGCTTCTCTCAAGGAATAAGTTGACTATAAAAGTTAATGCAACTTATATTCCCAATTTTCAACTTGAGGCCTTAGGTTTGGGATCTTGTAATATAGTTGGGGATTTTCCATCCTTCATTTCCACTCAATACTCTTTAGAGTACCTAGACTTATCTCAAAACTCCCTTGATGGAAATATTCCAAATTGGCTATGGGATTTTATATACCTTGATCATCTCAACCTATCTTCTAACCAGTTTGAAGGTAGTTTACCCTTCAAACTGCTTGGATTTGAACACAATTCTCAAAGAAGCTCAGTTATTGATTTACATAATAATAGGTTACAAGGAAATACCCCCATTTCCTTGCAAAAtgtggagtttttggatctttcaGAGAATCTATTTGATGGATCTATTTCAATAGGAATTGGTCAACATGGACAAGCTCTTAGATATCTATCACTGGCAAACAATAATCTTAGTGGTGTTATCCCACATTCTATTTGTGAATCAAGTTATTTGGAAGTTTTAGACTTGTCGAATAATAGCCTTAGTGGTAAGATTCCCTCTAGTCTAAACAAATGCTTTTACTTGTCCATGTTAAATCTAGAAAAGAATGatttcaaagacacaattccaaaTATATTTGGTAATATGTCTTTTCTAGAAACATTGAAACTAGGTTTCAATGAGCTAAGTGGGAACATCCCACCATCCCTTGCAAATTGCAGTGCTTTGGAAATCCTAGATATGAGGAATAACAATATTCATGGGAGCATTTCTAGTTGGATTGAAAGATTGCAGAGTCTTCATATCCTAATACTAAAATCTAACAAGCTTGTTGGAAAGATGCCCTCAGAATTATCCAAATTGCAAAATCTTCAGATCTTGGATATATCAAGCAACAAAATTTCAGGCATTATTCCAAGTGGCTTCATGAACTTGAGTGCACTAGCAAATCAGACAGAGAACACAGATTCTCTTGGAATAGATAGTTTTTATTCTGGTGTGGCTTATATAGATCACATCATCATTAGAAACAAAGGACAAGATATGGATTTCATGAGAAATTTGAGATTGGTAAAATGCCTTGATTTATCGAACAATAATTTATCAGGTGAAATACCTTGGGATATTGAATCCCTCAAAGGATTGATAATTCTCAATGTTTCAAGAAATCATCTCAATGGCGAGATTCCAAAATCCTTGGGTAGCATGGTGCAGCTACAATCACTTGATCTTTCTAAAAATGAATTGTCTGGAATGTTTCTTGTTGAACTGCAAAATCTCACATATTTGAGTTACTTTGATGTGTCCTATAATAACCTTTCAGGAACAATACCACAAGGAGGACAAATGATGACATTTGATTCCTCATCATTCTCCAGCAATTTAAATTTATGTGGCCTACAAATTAATGTATCATGCTTTGGAAGTCATCTTGCTTCTCCCAgtgaaaatgataaaaataaagaAGTGTTGAAGGAGGATGTGTGGTGGGATATTGGAATGGGAATCGGCTGTGGATTGGGGTTTTCACTTTTGATTTGGGTGTTGTGTTTCTCCAAATCTTGGAGTGCAAAATGCTTCAGAATTATGGATGGCATTATTGACTCTCTTTTTCAAACATGCAAAAGAAGATTGCTTCAGATATTATAA